The genomic stretch GTAGAAGAAATAAATATTTTTATAGATTTATTTAATAAATTGTTAAATAAATATTCTAATGAAGTGATTAACTATATATTTAATTCAAATAATGAAATTGTTTTAGAGTATATAGAATTGATTTTTAATTATGATAATGGAAGTAAACCTTTAAAAATACGTAAGAACAATGATGAAGAAAAACCTTTACTTATTATTAGACATAATAGGTTTATTAGACCAATAATGATTAGAAATCATATAAAGTATATTACAATTATAAAAACTATAATTAATTTTTTTATAACTAATTATTTTACAAGTTATTATTTTGGTAATTTTGCTAGTATAAGAAATATACCAATATTTTTACCTGTATCAAGAACAGGGTTTTTATTATCAAGAAATGATATAGCTAGTTCAGCAATAATTGATAAATTTGACAGATATGTTGAAGAAAAAAATAATGAATATTTATCAAGACCTGTAATTGACTTTTTAAATAATTTGAATTCCTTAAATAATTTGAACTACTTATCCAAAGAAAATAGGAAAATGGTTGGTTATTATAAATTTATAAAAGAATTAAATAATATAATTCAATTTTTTGAAGAGAATTTAATTTCTGGAAAAATAAATATTAATGCTGAAACAGGAAATATTTATTATAAGCCTAAAAATGTAAATACAGAATTTCAAATGTATTTATCTTCTGCTGTTATTACGGAATTGGCTCCTTTGTATTTGTTTTTGAAATATGGAATTATAAATGGTGATTTGTTAATGGAAGAGCCTGAAATCTCTCTTCACCCAGAACTTCAGCAGCAGTTAACTAGAGTATTCATTAAATTAGTTAATAGTAATATCAATATTCTAATAACAACTCATAGCGACACAATTGTTCAGCATATAAATAATATGATTAAATTAAATTCAAATAATGAAGAAAGAAAAAAATATTTGATGAATAAATACGGATATGATGAGAACGATCTGATTTCAGAAGATAAGGTGAGAATGTATCAGTTTGATATTGAAGAAGACGGATTTACAAAAGTTACTGAATTAGAAAGTTCAGAGTATGGTTTTGAAGTTCCTACTTTCAACAAGGTATTAAAAAAAATATCAGATGAAATATACGATTTTCAGGAAGAATTATAATAATGAAATGGTATGAAAAGTATCCTGAAGAGTTTAGAGAAGTTTTGAGTAAAGTATTTCGTAATAACTTTTTTGATGATTATAATGACAAACAATATATATTAACTGATCATGGTGTATCTGTAACTATAGAAGTTCTTGAGAATTCTTTATCTATAATAGAATTAGAAGGAGATAAATCATTTCTATATTTGAAAAATAAAAAATGTGCTGATAAAGTTATTATTCAAAAAGAAAGTGAAGAAGTTTATAATATGCACATTTTTGAATTTTCTAAAAGCAGAAAGAAAAATGATGAATTGATAGAACAGCTTGAAGGTGCTTGTTTGAGGGCTATAGCAGTATTATCTTATTTTAAGAATGTTACAATTAATAGAGTATATTTATTTTTTGTAAGAAAAGATATCATTACAAACCCCATATATTATAGACGAGAAATTTCAAATAAAAAATTATCAGTTAACAGTAATGAATTTGTGGAATTAGATAATTCAT from Brachyspira murdochii DSM 12563 encodes the following:
- a CDS encoding AAA family ATPase; the encoded protein is MQETNRKYPTIYVKNFAKIKEAEIELSPFTLLVGSNNSGKSYLMTLVYGLVKYLGNIIDIIFKDEKNLEELEEYKRAKNIVDNYIKTLDFDKSVNMSVEEINIFIDLFNKLLNKYSNEVINYIFNSNNEIVLEYIELIFNYDNGSKPLKIRKNNDEEKPLLIIRHNRFIRPIMIRNHIKYITIIKTIINFFITNYFTSYYFGNFASIRNIPIFLPVSRTGFLLSRNDIASSAIIDKFDRYVEEKNNEYLSRPVIDFLNNLNSLNNLNYLSKENRKMVGYYKFIKELNNIIQFFEENLISGKININAETGNIYYKPKNVNTEFQMYLSSAVITELAPLYLFLKYGIINGDLLMEEPEISLHPELQQQLTRVFIKLVNSNINILITTHSDTIVQHINNMIKLNSNNEERKKYLMNKYGYDENDLISEDKVRMYQFDIEEDGFTKVTELESSEYGFEVPTFNKVLKKISDEIYDFQEEL